The bacterium genome has a window encoding:
- a CDS encoding sugar transferase, with protein sequence MLKDQGGRLHNLLVSLDVVLSAAILIGFFFVFPRVSGLDAGAGWVMTPSLLATVLVACLAWPLTLQQLGLYESQRMMPLDKVLTRLLAAGVTATLLLTATAFASKAPVGPRFPLLFGGVQFVLLTIERLAVLGGLRGLRRLGRNTRHVLVVGSGPRAAGVQELARTHPEWGLHIVGFVDDQDIPIDPDIPADRCHKLIDMPRLLRDQVIDDVIIACPRSMLTELLPVVAACGSAGIPFTLLADIFGDYLPPPQVTRFGSLASLRFAPVHHSATRLVVKRMIDLVGAAFLLVATAPVIAVSGLIIRATSPGPMLFRQLRSGLNGRQFELLKLRTMCVDAEDQQEGLRHLNEMDGPVFKLQDDPRITKIGRLLRRYSIDELPQLWNVLTGDMSLVGPRPPLPHEVAQYETFERRRLSMRPGLTCSWQVGGRNEVSKFDEWVRMDLEYIDTWSLGNDARILVKTIPAVFRGTGS encoded by the coding sequence GTGCTGAAGGATCAGGGCGGACGGCTTCACAATCTGCTGGTTTCGCTGGACGTCGTTCTTTCCGCCGCCATCCTGATCGGCTTCTTCTTCGTCTTTCCGCGGGTCAGCGGGCTCGATGCCGGCGCCGGATGGGTGATGACCCCCAGCCTGCTGGCGACGGTCCTGGTGGCCTGCCTGGCCTGGCCTCTGACGCTCCAACAACTCGGGCTCTACGAATCCCAGCGCATGATGCCGTTGGACAAGGTCCTCACCCGGCTGCTGGCGGCGGGCGTCACCGCGACCCTGCTGCTCACGGCCACCGCCTTCGCCTCGAAGGCCCCGGTGGGCCCACGCTTCCCGCTGCTCTTCGGCGGCGTGCAGTTCGTGCTTCTGACGATCGAGCGCCTTGCCGTCCTCGGCGGGCTGCGCGGCTTGCGGCGCCTCGGCCGCAACACCCGCCACGTGCTGGTGGTCGGCTCCGGGCCCCGCGCGGCCGGTGTTCAGGAACTGGCACGCACCCACCCGGAATGGGGCCTGCACATCGTCGGCTTCGTGGACGATCAGGACATCCCGATCGATCCGGATATCCCCGCCGATCGCTGCCACAAGCTGATCGATATGCCCCGGCTGCTTCGAGATCAGGTGATCGATGACGTCATCATCGCCTGCCCCCGCTCGATGCTGACCGAGTTGCTTCCGGTGGTGGCCGCCTGCGGAAGCGCAGGAATTCCGTTTACGCTGCTCGCCGACATCTTCGGCGATTACCTTCCGCCGCCCCAGGTTACGCGTTTCGGCTCCTTGGCTTCCTTGCGCTTCGCGCCGGTGCATCACAGTGCCACCCGGCTGGTGGTCAAGCGCATGATCGATCTGGTGGGTGCTGCCTTCTTGCTCGTCGCAACAGCCCCCGTCATCGCGGTTTCCGGCCTGATCATTCGGGCCACCTCGCCCGGGCCCATGCTGTTCCGCCAGCTTCGCAGCGGGTTGAACGGACGGCAGTTCGAGCTGCTCAAGCTTCGCACGATGTGCGTGGATGCCGAGGATCAGCAGGAGGGCCTGCGCCATCTCAACGAGATGGACGGCCCGGTCTTCAAGCTGCAGGACGACCCGCGCATTACGAAGATCGGGCGGCTCCTGCGCCGCTACAGCATCGACGAGCTGCCCCAGCTATGGAACGTGCTGACCGGCGATATGAGCCTGGTGGGCCCCCGGCCCCCGCTTCCCCACGAAGTGGCCCAATACGAAACCTTCGAACGCCGCCGCCTCTCCATGCGCCCCGGCCTCACCTGCTCCTGGCAGGTCGGCGGCCGCAACGAAGTGAGCAAGTTTGATGAATGGGTCCGCATGGATCTCGAATACATCGACACCTGGTCCCTGGGCAACGACGCCCGGATCCTCGTCAAGACGATCCCCGCCGTGTTCCGAGGCACCGGCAGCTAG
- a CDS encoding AAA family ATPase: MSGHLYSLEGRAEEVRIPARRRERGNRCMYESFFGLREPAFSLAPDPRFLWPSDTHDEGLAALVYGITRRKGFMLITGEVGTGKTTLLRAALDRIPEDTEVALVLNTSGLRPVDLLKLIATEFRLPGPFDSKVDYVIALNRFLMQQLEAGTNTVLIIDEAQNLGTELLEEVRLLSNLETDTDKLLQIVLVGQPELRQKLATPNLRQLRQRVAIEHHIQPLVPEEVRGYLAHRIEVAGGNYDEVFAPGADVAFYAFSGGCPRLISLLADRVLLGAFSKQVKPVPQATVEKKAKEMAESRLDSTAPGAGGQHG, from the coding sequence ATGAGTGGGCACCTTTACTCCCTCGAGGGTCGCGCCGAAGAGGTAAGGATCCCCGCCCGCCGCCGGGAACGAGGCAACCGCTGCATGTACGAGTCGTTTTTCGGCCTTCGCGAGCCCGCCTTCTCGCTCGCTCCAGACCCCCGCTTTCTCTGGCCGTCGGATACCCACGATGAGGGCCTGGCGGCCCTCGTCTATGGCATTACCCGCCGCAAGGGCTTCATGCTCATCACGGGCGAGGTCGGCACCGGCAAGACGACCCTGCTGCGCGCGGCGCTGGATCGGATTCCCGAGGATACCGAGGTCGCCCTCGTCCTGAACACCTCGGGCCTCCGCCCGGTGGATCTGCTCAAGCTGATCGCCACGGAATTCCGCCTGCCGGGCCCGTTCGACAGCAAGGTCGACTACGTAATCGCGCTGAACCGCTTCCTGATGCAGCAGCTCGAAGCCGGAACGAATACGGTGTTGATCATCGATGAAGCCCAGAACCTCGGAACCGAACTCCTGGAGGAGGTCCGCCTGCTCTCCAATCTCGAAACCGATACGGACAAGCTCCTGCAGATCGTGCTCGTCGGGCAGCCCGAGCTGCGCCAGAAGCTGGCCACGCCCAACCTCCGACAGCTCCGCCAACGGGTCGCCATCGAGCATCACATCCAGCCGCTCGTTCCCGAAGAGGTGCGCGGTTACCTGGCCCACCGGATCGAAGTGGCCGGCGGCAACTACGACGAGGTCTTCGCACCGGGCGCCGATGTGGCGTTCTACGCATTCTCCGGCGGCTGCCCCCGGCTCATCAGCCTGCTGGCCGATCGGGTCTTGCTAGGCGCGTTCTCCAAGCAGGTGAAACCCGTGCCCCAGGCCACGGTGGAGAAGAAGGCCAAGGAGATGGCGGAGAGTCGGCTCGATTCCACGGCTCCGGGCGCGGGGGGCCAGCATGGGTGA
- a CDS encoding CpsD/CapB family tyrosine-protein kinase yields MGEISEALRRAKGNGDTSKSRKTETPHTYREAIAEEPSRARPDPEPPIEIPLAPPEKGHGRAVLLEPEGPIAEHYRHFAIRLNRTLKEASARSVMITSAARSEGKTTTACNLALALSSIAGGRQIAFVELDIRRPSAAGELGVTPRVGIEAVLASDARLPEARLTTNLPDLDLYLASEPRDDALSLLSGPQLPPALRELGRQYDLVVIDSPPVLPVPDVPLILQHADAALVVARAGISRKHAFEETLQMLGREKLVGVFLNQSGSARTSRYYGYYSPDPDSTGTDSTKRGSTPGGSAEEEATS; encoded by the coding sequence ATGGGTGAAATCTCCGAGGCCCTGCGCCGGGCCAAGGGAAATGGGGACACCTCCAAGAGCCGCAAGACCGAAACCCCGCATACCTATCGGGAGGCGATCGCCGAGGAACCGAGCCGGGCACGGCCCGATCCTGAACCGCCCATCGAAATCCCCCTCGCACCGCCCGAAAAGGGCCACGGCAGGGCCGTCCTGCTCGAGCCCGAAGGGCCGATCGCGGAGCACTATCGCCATTTCGCGATCCGCTTGAACCGGACGCTGAAGGAGGCGAGCGCCCGATCCGTGATGATCACGAGCGCGGCGCGATCCGAAGGCAAGACCACCACCGCGTGCAATCTTGCGTTGGCGCTCTCGTCGATCGCCGGCGGGCGCCAGATCGCCTTTGTCGAGCTCGATATCCGCCGGCCGTCCGCTGCCGGAGAGCTGGGTGTCACACCGCGGGTCGGAATCGAGGCGGTCCTGGCCTCGGACGCGCGGCTCCCTGAGGCCCGCCTCACGACGAACCTGCCCGACCTGGATCTCTACCTCGCAAGCGAGCCTCGCGACGATGCCCTCTCCCTGCTCTCCGGGCCTCAGCTACCGCCGGCCCTGCGCGAGCTCGGACGCCAATACGATCTGGTGGTGATCGATTCGCCCCCGGTCCTTCCGGTTCCCGACGTCCCGCTGATTCTCCAGCACGCCGATGCTGCACTCGTCGTGGCCCGAGCGGGGATCTCGCGCAAGCACGCTTTCGAGGAGACGCTTCAGATGCTCGGGCGCGAAAAACTGGTCGGCGTCTTCCTGAACCAATCGGGTTCGGCGCGGACCAGCCGGTACTACGGCTACTACAGCCCCGATCCCGATTCCACCGGAACCGATTCCACCAAGCGCGGCTCCACGCCTGGCGGCAGTGCCGAAGAGGAAGCGACCTCTTGA
- the epsI gene encoding EpsI family protein — translation MGERLLTIALCAGLSLAGAGAWWLTLRAPLRAEAASLEALPMKIGRYQAEMIDVEDTVESMLNATYNVQRAYHHPHGEVVWLYLGYYSTARGGTPEHTPRACYTAHGWEVARARTLVRDALTNRAANEYIVELAGAERMVLFWYQSFRTEDLLSTLALRIDHIRGQLSEGRADGALVRLSTPIRAGDREAARSRLLAFAADLSPEITRHWPVEAAE, via the coding sequence ATGGGTGAACGCCTGCTGACGATCGCGCTCTGCGCCGGCCTCAGCCTGGCCGGAGCCGGAGCGTGGTGGCTCACCCTGCGCGCTCCACTCCGAGCAGAAGCGGCTTCGCTCGAAGCCCTGCCCATGAAGATCGGGCGATACCAGGCGGAGATGATCGATGTCGAGGACACGGTCGAATCGATGCTGAACGCCACCTACAACGTTCAGCGCGCCTATCATCATCCTCATGGCGAGGTCGTCTGGCTCTATCTCGGCTACTACAGCACGGCCCGGGGCGGTACACCGGAGCACACACCTCGCGCCTGCTACACGGCCCATGGCTGGGAGGTCGCTCGCGCTCGAACACTCGTACGGGATGCCCTCACCAACCGCGCCGCCAACGAATACATCGTCGAGCTGGCAGGCGCCGAGAGGATGGTCCTGTTCTGGTACCAATCCTTCCGCACCGAAGATCTCCTGAGCACCCTCGCCCTGCGCATCGATCATATCCGAGGCCAACTGAGCGAGGGAAGGGCCGATGGTGCACTGGTGCGACTCTCGACGCCGATCCGCGCCGGGGACCGCGAAGCCGCCCGCAGCCGGCTGCTCGCCTTTGCAGCCGATCTCTCGCCGGAAATCACACGGCACTGGCCAGTGGAAGCGGCGGAATGA